One stretch of Streptomyces sp. MMBL 11-1 DNA includes these proteins:
- a CDS encoding flavin reductase family protein, producing the protein MTDLSTMSPKPVTPEEFRTLMSEFPTGVSVVTTHDREGRPWGMTCSSLCSLSVSPPTVLACLRSESPTLAALLESGAFAVNLLHGKAQSAAALFSSGDSDRFDRVPWSPGGGGPHLLEQAHAVADCRVTRTADGDTHIIVFGEVFGVTTVPDLQPLLYGRRRYSTWPEA; encoded by the coding sequence GTGACCGACCTATCGACCATGTCCCCCAAACCCGTGACACCCGAGGAGTTCCGCACCCTCATGTCCGAGTTCCCCACCGGGGTCTCCGTCGTCACGACGCACGACCGCGAAGGGCGGCCGTGGGGCATGACCTGTTCCTCGCTGTGCAGCCTCAGCGTGTCACCGCCGACGGTCCTGGCCTGCCTGCGCTCGGAGAGTCCCACGCTCGCCGCCCTGCTGGAGAGCGGCGCCTTCGCCGTGAACCTGCTGCACGGAAAGGCGCAGTCCGCCGCCGCGCTGTTCAGCTCCGGGGACTCCGACCGGTTCGACCGGGTGCCGTGGTCGCCCGGCGGGGGCGGGCCCCACCTCCTGGAGCAGGCGCACGCCGTCGCGGACTGCCGGGTCACCAGGACCGCCGACGGCGACACCCACATCATCGTGTTCGGCGAGGTCTTCGGCGTCACCACCGTGCCGGACCTCCAGCCCCTGCTCTACGGACGGCGACGCTACAGCACCTGGCCGGAAGCCTGA
- a CDS encoding cation:proton antiporter, which yields MTAPELLLRAAHLLAVLSAAVLVVRAGRLVARTTRQPEVIGEIVAGLLIGPVLIQLLGPETFRTLLPDAVLDNLKTISEAGLVLFMVGMVGHLHPRPAGSRSKPTRWVIAGSFLPAFAAGLMLAGWVLLTDDRAARGDAPLASFLLVVAVSMSITAVPVLARILDDRGMADTATGRTALLAAIVIDCVAWLLLPVAVGLRSGDISGLLRAAGVLAAGTLVAVAVRTLLATHVSTRACTRFPRAAALLVALFAIALAFTMEKHGMTAIVGAVLAGLAVPTRNRKVWQRPVAGVTKVGHALVPVFFVVSGITVLTEALGSASAVLITLTILLGTAGKAVGGYVGARLGQYGHFDALRIGTLMNTRGLTELIVLQIGYSTGVLTGTLYLALLVMALATTALTGPALLTIDRAEHRRLLDTDAASGLAPARGNVS from the coding sequence GTGACAGCCCCGGAACTACTGCTTCGAGCCGCTCATCTGCTCGCGGTCCTCAGTGCTGCGGTGCTGGTCGTGCGTGCGGGCCGGCTGGTGGCTCGCACCACCCGGCAGCCCGAGGTGATCGGCGAGATCGTGGCGGGCCTGCTGATCGGCCCCGTCCTCATCCAACTGCTCGGACCCGAGACCTTTCGGACACTCCTCCCCGACGCCGTCCTCGACAACCTCAAGACGATCTCCGAAGCCGGTCTCGTCCTGTTCATGGTGGGGATGGTCGGCCATCTCCACCCGCGTCCCGCCGGCTCCAGGTCCAAGCCCACCCGGTGGGTCATCGCGGGATCGTTCCTGCCCGCGTTCGCCGCGGGACTGATGCTCGCGGGCTGGGTGCTGCTCACCGACGACCGTGCCGCCCGCGGCGACGCCCCGCTGGCCTCCTTCCTGCTCGTGGTCGCGGTGTCCATGTCCATCACCGCGGTCCCGGTGCTGGCCCGGATCCTCGACGACCGGGGGATGGCGGACACCGCCACGGGCCGCACCGCGCTCCTCGCCGCGATCGTGATCGACTGCGTGGCGTGGCTGTTGCTCCCCGTGGCGGTGGGTCTGCGCTCCGGCGACATCAGCGGCCTCCTGCGGGCTGCCGGGGTCCTCGCCGCGGGCACACTCGTGGCGGTGGCGGTGCGCACGCTGCTCGCGACCCACGTCAGTACCCGTGCCTGTACACGGTTCCCCAGGGCCGCCGCGCTCCTGGTCGCCCTGTTCGCCATCGCCCTGGCCTTCACGATGGAGAAGCACGGCATGACCGCGATCGTGGGAGCCGTGCTCGCCGGGCTGGCCGTCCCCACCCGGAACCGCAAGGTGTGGCAGCGCCCCGTGGCCGGCGTGACCAAGGTCGGACACGCGCTGGTGCCCGTCTTCTTCGTGGTCAGTGGCATCACCGTACTGACCGAGGCTCTGGGATCCGCGTCGGCCGTCCTGATCACGCTCACCATCCTGCTCGGAACCGCCGGCAAGGCGGTGGGCGGGTACGTCGGTGCGCGCCTGGGCCAGTACGGACACTTCGACGCCCTGCGGATCGGGACGCTGATGAACACCCGCGGACTCACCGAGCTGATCGTGCTCCAGATCGGCTACAGCACCGGCGTGCTGACCGGCACGCTCTACCTCGCCCTCCTCGTCATGGCGCTGGCCACCACGGCCCTGACCGGGCCCGCCCTGCTGACCATCGACCGCGCCGAACACCGCCGCCTGCTGGACACGGATGCGGCCTCTGGGCTCGCACCAGCGAGAGGAAACGTTTCGTGA
- a CDS encoding tryptophan halogenase family protein — MTNDNRIKSIVVLGGGTAGWMSAAYLGRALGDTVKITVLEAPAIPRIGVGEATIANLQKVFFDFLGLSEEEWMPECNASFKMGIRFVNWRTPGAGQSDGRPHGQGKDHFDHLFGLLPEHDNLPLSHYWTHKRLNGLTEEPFDRSCYPQPAVFDRKLSPRYLDGTKWASYAWHFDANLVANFLRRFSTERQGAVHIEDKFVGAEIDQRGHITSIRTEGGLTLEADLFVDCSGFRSLLINQTMKEPFLDMSDHLLNDRAVATQVPHDDEANGIEPFTSSIAMSSGWTWKIPMLGRFGTGYVYSSRFATQDEATEEFCRMWGLDPEKQPLNHVKFRVGRNRRAWVKNCVGIGLASCFLEPLESTGIYFVYAALFQLVKNFPDKRFDPALTNRFNGEIETMFDDTRDFVQAHFSFAPRNDTPFWRACKELELAEGFKEKVALYKSGLGVNLPITDESNYYGNFEAEFRNFWSNANYYCVFAGLDVLPDHSMPALAHRPESIATVEAAFAEVKKREDELLRTLPSTYDYLRQLHGK; from the coding sequence ATGACCAATGACAACCGGATCAAGAGCATCGTCGTGCTCGGAGGCGGTACCGCGGGCTGGATGTCCGCCGCCTACCTGGGGCGCGCGCTGGGCGACACCGTGAAGATCACGGTGCTGGAGGCGCCGGCGATTCCCCGGATCGGCGTCGGCGAGGCCACCATCGCCAACCTCCAGAAGGTGTTCTTCGACTTCCTCGGACTGAGCGAGGAGGAGTGGATGCCGGAGTGCAACGCCAGCTTCAAGATGGGCATCCGATTCGTCAACTGGCGGACGCCCGGCGCAGGTCAGTCCGACGGTCGCCCGCACGGCCAGGGCAAGGACCACTTCGACCACCTCTTCGGACTCCTGCCCGAGCACGACAACCTGCCGCTCTCGCACTACTGGACGCACAAGCGGCTCAACGGGCTGACCGAGGAGCCGTTCGACCGCTCCTGCTACCCGCAGCCTGCGGTCTTCGACCGGAAGCTCTCCCCGCGCTATCTCGACGGGACCAAGTGGGCCAGCTACGCCTGGCACTTCGACGCCAACCTGGTCGCCAACTTCCTGCGGCGGTTCTCCACCGAGAGGCAGGGCGCCGTCCACATCGAGGACAAGTTCGTCGGGGCGGAGATCGACCAGCGCGGCCACATCACCTCCATCAGGACCGAGGGCGGTCTCACGCTGGAGGCCGACCTCTTCGTCGACTGCTCCGGCTTCCGCAGCCTGCTCATCAACCAGACGATGAAGGAACCGTTCCTGGACATGAGCGACCACCTGCTCAACGACCGTGCGGTCGCCACGCAGGTGCCCCACGACGACGAGGCCAACGGCATCGAGCCGTTCACCTCATCGATCGCGATGTCGTCCGGCTGGACCTGGAAGATCCCCATGCTCGGCCGCTTCGGCACCGGCTACGTCTACTCCAGCCGGTTCGCCACACAGGACGAGGCCACCGAGGAGTTCTGCCGCATGTGGGGCCTCGACCCCGAGAAGCAGCCCCTCAACCACGTCAAGTTCCGCGTCGGCCGCAACCGCCGCGCCTGGGTCAAGAACTGCGTCGGCATCGGCCTGGCCTCGTGCTTCCTGGAGCCGCTCGAGTCCACCGGCATCTACTTCGTCTACGCGGCCCTCTTCCAGCTGGTGAAGAACTTCCCCGACAAGCGCTTCGACCCCGCCCTGACCAACCGCTTCAACGGCGAGATCGAGACCATGTTCGACGACACGCGGGACTTCGTGCAGGCGCACTTCAGCTTCGCCCCGCGCAACGACACGCCGTTCTGGCGCGCCTGCAAGGAGCTTGAGCTCGCCGAGGGCTTCAAGGAGAAGGTCGCGCTCTACAAGTCCGGCCTCGGTGTGAACCTGCCGATCACGGACGAGAGCAACTATTACGGCAACTTCGAGGCGGAGTTCCGCAACTTCTGGAGCAACGCGAACTACTACTGCGTGTTCGCGGGCCTCGATGTCCTGCCCGACCATTCCATGCCCGCGCTCGCCCACCGCCCCGAGTCGATCGCCACCGTCGAGGCCGCGTTCGCCGAGGTCAAGAAGCGCGAGGACGAACTGCTGAGGACCCTGCCCAGCACCTACGACTACCTGCGTCAGCTGCACGGCAAGTAG
- a CDS encoding alpha/beta hydrolase, with translation MPKEGGPDTLVYGAYAQRPLDRQYSPSSCVTDIRVFLDEYAALSKRTRDELTVRAGLPYGTGTCETLDFFPAAEPDAPLLVFVHGGYWQELSKDDSSFPARRTVPAGAAFAALDYGLAPAYRLEDIVAQVRRGLQWLVAHAAELGVDGRRILLSGSSAGAHLVLMSLLDDWRPGGRHPADVFAGAVLLSGVYDLEPLRLTYVNEPLGLTARTARLMSPIHRLPDRLPPLVVARGGAETDEFRRQHDELVSAVVPRSPEVQDLVVSHRNHFDITFDLDDPATALGGAVFRRLGLTAA, from the coding sequence ATGCCGAAGGAAGGCGGACCGGACACGCTCGTCTATGGAGCGTACGCCCAGAGGCCGCTGGACAGGCAGTACTCCCCCAGTTCCTGCGTCACCGACATCAGGGTATTCCTGGACGAGTACGCCGCGCTCAGCAAGCGGACCAGGGACGAGCTCACCGTCCGCGCCGGGCTCCCGTACGGAACCGGGACGTGCGAGACGCTGGACTTCTTCCCCGCCGCCGAGCCCGACGCCCCCCTCCTCGTGTTCGTCCACGGTGGCTACTGGCAGGAGCTGAGCAAGGACGACTCGTCCTTCCCGGCGCGCAGGACCGTGCCGGCGGGCGCCGCCTTCGCCGCCCTCGACTACGGTCTGGCTCCGGCGTACCGGCTGGAGGACATCGTTGCCCAGGTGCGCCGCGGACTCCAGTGGCTGGTCGCGCACGCCGCCGAACTGGGTGTGGACGGGCGGCGCATCCTTCTGAGCGGCAGCTCCGCGGGCGCCCATCTGGTGCTCATGTCCCTGCTGGACGACTGGCGGCCTGGCGGCCGTCACCCCGCGGATGTCTTCGCGGGCGCGGTCCTGCTGAGTGGGGTCTACGACCTGGAACCGCTCAGACTGACCTACGTCAACGAACCTCTCGGCCTGACGGCGCGGACAGCACGTCTGATGAGCCCGATCCACCGGCTGCCCGACCGTCTCCCGCCGCTCGTGGTGGCGCGTGGCGGAGCCGAGACCGACGAGTTCCGCCGTCAGCACGACGAACTGGTGTCGGCGGTGGTCCCTCGCTCACCCGAGGTCCAGGACCTGGTCGTCTCCCACCGCAACCACTTCGACATCACCTTCGACCTCGACGATCCCGCCACGGCTCTCGGTGGGGCCGTCTTCCGTCGGCTGGGCCTGACGGCTGCGTGA
- a CDS encoding tryptophan 2,3-dioxygenase, with the protein MATDGVTQGPRAYRAMTEEERRAQSEQTNGEPVLDFSVGRVNENSTPYIDYHSVDALLSLQHPRTEEPAELTFYITGQVQELLFKLLFTEINRVRDLLFDDRLDESLRYLRRIEHIQRVLVACWEPVSTLTPKEFANFRDELGAASGFQSYMYRQLEFSLGNKSRRLAEAYRAVPWLYEQVTSVLEAPGLYDATLSLLHRRGRIPEKCVPVEYAEPYEPNALVEEAWAAIYRSPETDPQLHALAEALSELNYQYSRWRTTHLLTVERIMGHKPGTGGTLGVEWLRRVAEHRFFPELWSVRTEF; encoded by the coding sequence ATGGCAACCGATGGAGTTACACAAGGGCCCCGCGCGTACCGCGCGATGACCGAGGAGGAGCGGCGCGCCCAGTCCGAACAGACCAACGGCGAGCCGGTCCTGGACTTCAGCGTGGGCCGTGTCAACGAGAACAGCACGCCGTACATCGACTACCACAGCGTGGACGCGCTCCTGAGCCTGCAGCACCCGCGCACCGAAGAGCCGGCGGAGCTGACCTTCTACATCACGGGCCAGGTCCAGGAACTGCTGTTCAAGCTGCTGTTCACCGAGATCAACCGCGTCCGTGACCTGCTGTTCGACGACAGGCTCGACGAGTCCCTGCGGTATCTCCGCAGGATCGAGCACATCCAGCGCGTTCTCGTCGCCTGCTGGGAGCCGGTCAGCACGCTGACCCCCAAGGAGTTCGCCAACTTCAGGGACGAACTGGGGGCCGCGTCGGGCTTCCAGTCGTACATGTACCGGCAGTTGGAGTTCTCCCTCGGCAACAAGTCGCGCCGTCTGGCCGAGGCGTACCGGGCGGTTCCGTGGCTGTACGAGCAGGTCACATCGGTCCTGGAGGCGCCGGGTCTGTACGACGCGACGTTGTCCCTGCTGCACCGCAGGGGTCGCATCCCCGAGAAGTGCGTCCCCGTGGAGTACGCCGAACCGTACGAGCCGAACGCGCTCGTGGAGGAAGCGTGGGCCGCCATCTACCGGTCCCCCGAGACGGACCCCCAGCTCCACGCCCTCGCCGAGGCCCTCTCCGAGCTGAACTACCAGTACTCCCGCTGGCGCACCACGCATCTGCTGACCGTCGAACGGATCATGGGCCACAAGCCCGGAACGGGCGGCACGCTGGGCGTGGAGTGGCTCCGCCGGGTCGCCGAGCACCGCTTCTTCCCCGAACTGTGGTCCGTACGAACGGAGTTCTGA
- a CDS encoding RrF2 family transcriptional regulator, which yields MSLTVEWTIHVCLTLACAPPGESVHAGALAEFHGLPKPYLTKQLQALVRSGVLRSSPGVRGGFSLARPSAEITLMDIVAAVEGRAELFQCVEIRKSGVIAESGLSNMNLPCIVQVEMAKAEMVWRKALAAQTIEDLAKRLEKGAPHVVDVTRKWIAAI from the coding sequence ATGTCGTTGACGGTTGAGTGGACCATCCATGTGTGCCTCACGCTGGCATGCGCACCACCTGGGGAGTCCGTGCATGCCGGCGCACTGGCGGAGTTCCACGGACTGCCGAAGCCCTACCTCACGAAGCAGCTCCAGGCCCTCGTGAGGTCCGGAGTCCTGCGTTCCTCCCCAGGGGTGCGAGGCGGCTTCTCCCTGGCGCGCCCCAGCGCCGAGATCACGCTGATGGACATCGTCGCGGCAGTGGAGGGCCGAGCCGAGCTCTTCCAGTGCGTAGAGATCCGGAAAAGCGGCGTGATCGCCGAGTCCGGTCTGAGTAACATGAATCTTCCGTGCATCGTTCAGGTCGAGATGGCAAAGGCTGAGATGGTCTGGCGAAAGGCCCTGGCCGCGCAGACCATTGAGGATCTCGCCAAGCGTCTGGAAAAGGGTGCACCCCATGTGGTGGATGTCACCCGCAAGTGGATCGCAGCGATCTGA
- a CDS encoding MFS transporter: MTSNATTSLNADSLKPRSPGLAVAIVLVAAFLVLADTSIVNVAAPVLQSDLGASFAQTQWVVAVYQLTYAVLLVTGGRLGDLYGRRRLFVIGLVGFVITSAACGLATSAPMLIAARALQGATAALMYPQTLAVIQVVVPPERRPKAFAALGMVISGATIAGPMISGVLIELDLFGSSWRPAFLLNLPIGLLGVLAAMRYLPESRSEQARKLDIPSVLLITAALACLIYPLIEGHERDWPWWSFALMVLSIPLFAAFHLRCTKVHRETQSALVPPSLWRDRAFTVGLVMYVLAYSAIASFFLYQSLMLQFAYGYSALAVAAIMSPFAIGSMVGYYSSTPFARKTSGRVAVAVGALIWSIGIAAVGATTLLAGNGLQGWHFVPGFVVAGFGLGIALAPLLGVVLGSVRSSDAGSASGTLSTGQQVGAVLGVALIGAVFFGTLGSAGESSAEQRADTVRAAVSASAGAEQAERLTDEFSACVIAQGKGGDEASAEPCRALLAGSDSTVKTQLVEAKRHDYRMAYAVSTFVLAAAVALVALGVRLLPRPAPKS; this comes from the coding sequence ATGACCAGCAACGCGACTACTTCGTTGAATGCAGATTCTTTAAAGCCCCGATCTCCAGGTCTCGCTGTTGCCATCGTTCTGGTAGCCGCGTTCCTCGTCCTCGCCGACACGTCCATCGTGAACGTGGCGGCACCCGTCCTGCAGAGCGATCTGGGCGCCAGCTTCGCCCAGACCCAGTGGGTGGTGGCCGTCTACCAGCTCACCTATGCGGTGCTGCTGGTCACCGGTGGCCGGCTCGGTGACCTGTACGGCCGCAGGCGGCTGTTCGTGATCGGTCTCGTCGGCTTCGTGATCACCTCGGCCGCGTGCGGATTGGCGACCAGCGCCCCCATGCTCATCGCGGCGCGGGCGCTCCAGGGTGCGACGGCCGCCCTCATGTACCCGCAGACGCTCGCCGTCATCCAGGTCGTGGTTCCCCCCGAGCGCCGCCCCAAGGCGTTCGCCGCCCTCGGTATGGTCATCAGCGGCGCCACCATCGCGGGCCCGATGATCTCCGGCGTCCTCATCGAACTGGACCTCTTCGGCAGCAGCTGGCGGCCGGCGTTCCTGCTGAACCTCCCCATCGGACTGCTCGGTGTGCTCGCCGCGATGCGGTACCTGCCCGAGTCGCGTTCGGAGCAGGCCCGCAAGCTCGACATCCCGTCGGTCCTGCTGATCACCGCCGCGCTCGCGTGCCTCATCTACCCCCTGATCGAGGGCCACGAGCGCGACTGGCCCTGGTGGTCCTTCGCCCTGATGGTCCTGTCCATCCCGCTGTTCGCCGCCTTCCACCTCCGGTGCACCAAGGTGCACCGGGAGACACAGTCGGCTCTCGTGCCCCCGTCCCTGTGGCGTGACCGGGCGTTCACCGTGGGGCTGGTGATGTACGTGCTGGCCTACTCGGCCATCGCGTCGTTCTTCCTCTACCAGTCCTTGATGCTTCAGTTCGCCTACGGGTACAGTGCGTTGGCCGTCGCGGCGATCATGAGCCCCTTCGCGATCGGTTCGATGGTCGGCTACTACTCCTCGACGCCCTTCGCCAGGAAGACCAGTGGGCGGGTGGCCGTCGCCGTGGGCGCGCTGATCTGGTCGATCGGCATCGCCGCGGTCGGTGCCACCACACTGCTGGCCGGAAACGGACTTCAGGGCTGGCACTTCGTTCCCGGCTTCGTGGTCGCCGGCTTCGGCCTCGGCATCGCCCTGGCCCCTCTGCTCGGAGTGGTTCTGGGTTCGGTGCGCAGCTCGGACGCCGGTTCCGCGTCCGGCACGCTGAGCACCGGCCAACAAGTCGGTGCGGTCTTGGGCGTAGCGCTGATCGGAGCCGTTTTCTTCGGTACGCTCGGCAGCGCCGGCGAGAGTTCGGCGGAGCAGCGGGCCGACACGGTGCGCGCCGCCGTCTCAGCGAGTGCGGGTGCCGAACAGGCAGAGCGGCTCACGGACGAGTTCTCGGCCTGCGTGATCGCTCAGGGCAAGGGCGGCGACGAGGCCTCGGCCGAACCGTGCCGCGCGCTGCTCGCCGGATCCGACAGCACCGTGAAGACGCAACTCGTGGAGGCCAAACGCCACGACTACCGGATGGCCTACGCGGTGAGCACCTTCGTGCTCGCGGCCGCGGTCGCCCTGGTCGCGCTCGGCGTCAGGCTCCTCCCGCGCCCCGCCCCCAAGTCGTGA
- a CDS encoding AMP-binding protein → MTETVLQLLESRGALSSLTFVEEDRRLSLDGLLAESRVTAGGLSSLGVAPGDRIAFIMQNGSGFLKVLFGAQYAHAVPLSIALPFGYGGVDGYVEYVRAILEDADARVLVVDPELARVRRALEAALPQVSVVSADALDVTADAGAIPSGSGTTEQLAYIQYTSGSTSRPKGVALTHANIIAGLHALAAPSGTTSEDRWGLWVPLFHDMGMFCLLTALSAGADVVLWRPRGGIRRPLDWLRRFAAEECTHTAAPNFFVDALVEAVKAQEEPLEPADLSKWRVWCNGAEPVNARSLAEFEESFRAWGFNPQSMCPVYGMAEATLTVTFPPLGREPVVRWVDREALTDGRFVPSEEGAGARALVGVGRPVPGIDVRICGDEGPLPEGEPGEIEISGPPVMRGYYRREPGDERSADGWCRTGDMGVIADGELYIFGRKKDMIIVRGVNYYAEDTEAVIRDLPGVFRKRCAAVPEEDHMALVVETALETEEECAALVAECHRQIRSRMGLDKVTVYLAPTRFLPQTSSGKVQRNKLRSSLGELVADGSTGPGGQA, encoded by the coding sequence ATGACTGAAACGGTACTGCAGTTACTGGAGAGCCGAGGCGCGCTCTCCTCGCTCACCTTCGTGGAGGAGGACCGAAGACTCTCCCTCGACGGCCTGTTGGCCGAATCCCGCGTGACCGCGGGCGGGCTGTCGTCCCTGGGCGTCGCCCCGGGCGACCGCATCGCCTTCATCATGCAGAACGGCAGCGGCTTCCTCAAAGTGCTCTTCGGCGCCCAGTACGCCCACGCGGTGCCCCTGTCCATCGCCCTGCCCTTCGGGTACGGAGGGGTGGACGGTTACGTCGAGTACGTCCGTGCCATCCTCGAGGACGCCGACGCCCGCGTCCTCGTCGTGGACCCGGAGCTGGCGCGGGTACGGCGCGCCCTGGAGGCCGCGCTGCCCCAGGTCTCCGTCGTGTCGGCCGACGCCTTGGACGTGACGGCGGATGCCGGAGCGATACCTTCCGGATCCGGCACCACCGAACAGCTGGCGTACATTCAGTACACCTCCGGCAGCACGTCCCGGCCGAAGGGGGTGGCACTCACCCACGCCAACATCATCGCCGGGCTCCACGCCCTGGCGGCCCCCTCCGGCACGACCAGCGAGGACCGCTGGGGCCTGTGGGTGCCGCTCTTCCATGACATGGGCATGTTCTGTCTGCTGACCGCGCTCTCCGCGGGAGCCGATGTGGTGCTGTGGCGGCCGAGGGGCGGCATCAGGCGCCCTCTCGACTGGCTGCGCCGCTTCGCCGCCGAGGAGTGCACCCACACGGCCGCCCCCAACTTCTTCGTCGACGCGCTGGTCGAGGCCGTCAAGGCGCAGGAGGAACCACTGGAGCCGGCCGACCTGTCGAAGTGGCGGGTCTGGTGCAACGGCGCCGAGCCGGTCAACGCGCGCTCCCTCGCGGAGTTCGAGGAGTCCTTCCGCGCCTGGGGCTTCAACCCGCAGTCCATGTGCCCGGTATACGGCATGGCGGAGGCGACGCTCACCGTGACCTTCCCACCACTGGGCCGCGAGCCCGTGGTGCGCTGGGTCGACCGCGAGGCCCTCACCGACGGGCGGTTCGTCCCCTCGGAAGAAGGAGCGGGTGCGCGCGCACTCGTCGGAGTGGGCCGTCCCGTGCCCGGCATCGACGTTCGGATCTGCGGGGACGAAGGCCCCCTGCCCGAGGGGGAGCCGGGGGAGATCGAGATCTCGGGCCCTCCCGTGATGCGGGGGTACTACCGCAGGGAGCCCGGGGACGAGCGCTCGGCGGACGGCTGGTGCCGCACCGGTGACATGGGCGTGATCGCGGACGGCGAACTGTACATCTTCGGGCGCAAGAAGGACATGATCATCGTCCGGGGCGTCAACTACTACGCGGAGGACACCGAGGCGGTCATCCGCGACCTGCCCGGAGTGTTCCGCAAGCGGTGTGCCGCCGTTCCCGAAGAGGATCACATGGCGCTCGTGGTGGAGACCGCCCTGGAGACCGAGGAGGAGTGTGCCGCGCTCGTGGCCGAGTGCCACCGGCAGATCCGCTCCCGGATGGGGCTCGACAAGGTCACGGTCTACCTCGCCCCCACCCGCTTTCTGCCGCAGACGAGCAGCGGCAAGGTGCAGCGCAACAAGTTGCGTTCGTCTCTCGGCGAGCTCGTCGCCGACGGTTCCACCGGGCCCGGTGGCCAGGCGTGA
- a CDS encoding acyl carrier protein, with protein MGTTVPVDVEASVRDALVAELGIEADAVVGDAELSLLPGMESVKLLRIVSALEEVHGVALDDDALFSIDTVDDLVRVLRGGPAAGGTAAESGP; from the coding sequence GTGGGGACCACTGTTCCGGTCGACGTCGAGGCGTCCGTCCGCGACGCTCTCGTGGCCGAGCTGGGTATCGAGGCCGACGCCGTGGTGGGGGATGCCGAACTCTCCCTCCTGCCCGGCATGGAATCCGTCAAGCTGCTGCGTATCGTCAGCGCGCTGGAGGAGGTCCACGGCGTGGCCCTCGACGATGACGCGCTGTTCTCCATCGACACCGTGGACGATCTGGTCCGGGTCCTGCGGGGCGGGCCGGCCGCCGGCGGGACCGCCGCGGAGTCCGGGCCGTGA
- a CDS encoding acyl carrier protein, translating into MNGREFLAQCISAPAILDSLADDEDLREAGLNSGEIVLVVMRLEEGIGRALSDDEIASVTTIASIDALLRGADPSAASAQDAA; encoded by the coding sequence ATGAACGGCCGCGAATTCCTGGCCCAGTGCATATCCGCGCCCGCGATCCTCGACTCCCTGGCGGACGACGAGGACCTGCGGGAGGCGGGGCTGAACTCGGGCGAGATCGTCCTGGTGGTGATGCGCCTGGAGGAAGGCATCGGCAGGGCGCTCAGCGACGACGAGATCGCCTCGGTCACCACGATCGCGAGCATCGACGCCCTTCTGCGCGGGGCCGATCCGTCGGCCGCGTCCGCGCAGGACGCGGCGTAA
- a CDS encoding 4'-phosphopantetheinyl transferase family protein, producing the protein MAAAVARSGGPPRGTVIGFVRDDEGASHALHEAERRLMTALPAARRDDFRLGRAASARCLTRLGTPGPVLADGRLPRFPDGVTGSISHRDGTAVCLAAASPRIRAVGVDLELADALPLAAARLVCTERERDWLEGRPDDAAHQLTALFSLKESLYKALCVLGVSVRGVKEVECPVGRLGGLPATGCFTVRGVRFEAGGVRSSRSVLTWAVART; encoded by the coding sequence ATGGCGGCGGCCGTCGCGCGAAGCGGCGGCCCGCCCCGAGGAACGGTCATCGGATTCGTCCGGGACGACGAGGGCGCGTCCCATGCCCTGCACGAGGCGGAGCGCCGTTTGATGACGGCGTTGCCCGCCGCGCGCCGGGACGACTTCCGGCTGGGCAGGGCGGCGTCCGCGCGCTGTCTGACCCGGCTGGGCACACCAGGACCCGTACTGGCGGACGGAAGGCTGCCGCGGTTCCCCGACGGCGTCACCGGCTCGATCAGCCACCGTGACGGCACGGCGGTGTGCCTCGCTGCCGCGAGCCCACGGATCCGCGCGGTCGGGGTGGACCTGGAACTCGCGGACGCACTGCCCCTGGCCGCGGCCCGGCTCGTGTGCACGGAGCGCGAGCGCGACTGGCTGGAAGGCCGGCCGGACGACGCCGCTCACCAGCTGACCGCGCTGTTCTCCCTGAAGGAGTCGTTGTACAAGGCGCTCTGCGTGCTGGGCGTGTCCGTCCGCGGCGTCAAGGAGGTCGAGTGCCCGGTGGGCCGTCTCGGAGGGCTCCCGGCCACCGGGTGCTTCACCGTGCGCGGAGTCCGGTTCGAGGCCGGCGGCGTGCGCTCCTCACGATCCGTACTGACCTGGGCAGTTGCCCGCACCTGA
- a CDS encoding PaaI family thioesterase — protein sequence MRSYHRLLDRIVADEASPPAVVEALRLPGLDGWADGRVWGTWDVDPVMVGPGGMFGGYLAAVADSFSGICMYTVLEDGQWLATRELTMRFLLPVTGGRVRTESAVVRTQGRRVWVDTVFTTDDGLKVCTAQAVQVVIPAKKSVDEARLPAHPPARAVP from the coding sequence ATGCGCAGCTACCACCGGCTCCTGGACAGGATCGTCGCCGACGAAGCCAGCCCGCCTGCCGTCGTCGAGGCCCTTCGTCTGCCCGGCCTCGACGGATGGGCGGACGGCCGTGTCTGGGGCACCTGGGACGTGGACCCGGTCATGGTGGGGCCCGGGGGGATGTTCGGCGGCTACCTGGCGGCCGTCGCGGACAGCTTCTCCGGTATCTGCATGTACACCGTTCTCGAAGACGGACAGTGGCTGGCCACACGAGAACTGACCATGCGTTTCCTGCTGCCGGTGACCGGCGGCCGCGTCCGTACCGAGTCCGCCGTCGTACGGACGCAGGGCCGACGTGTGTGGGTGGACACCGTGTTCACCACCGACGACGGCCTGAAGGTCTGCACGGCTCAGGCGGTGCAGGTCGTCATACCCGCGAAGAAGTCTGTCGATGAGGCCCGGCTGCCGGCACACCCTCCGGCCCGAGCGGTGCCGTAG